Within the Neosynechococcus sphagnicola sy1 genome, the region AGAGGTTGATGCCTGCCTGGTGGCGACGGGACGGGTACCCGCCACTCAAAACTTAGGGCTGGAATCCGTGGGGGTGATCCCCGATCGCCGAGGATTCATCGCCGTGGATGACCGCATGGCTGTTTTGATTGAGGATCAACCCGTTCCCCATCTGTGGGCCATTGGGGATGCAACGGGTAAGATGATGCTGGCTCACGCTGCCTCTGCTCAAGGGATGACGGCGGTGGAAAATATCTGCGGACGTCCGAGGCAGATCGACTACCGCAGCATTCCAGCCGCCGCCTTTACCCATCCTGAAATTAGTTTTGTCGGCCTCACAGAACCCGCCGCCCAAGCCCTGGGTGCAACCGCAGGATTTGAGGTCGCTGCCGTCCGCACTTACTTTAAAGGCAATTCCAAGGCGATCGCCGAAGGAGAAACTGAAGGGCTGGCGAAGGTGATTTATCGTCAGGATACCGGAGAAATTCTCGGGGCACATATCCTGGGACTCCACGCTTCCGATCTGATTCAGGAAGTTGCCAATGCCATTGCCCAGGGATGTCCGGTGCAAGATCTAGCCTATCTGGTGCATACCCACCCCACCCTCTCGGAGGTGCTGGACGAAGCCTATAAACGGGCTGAAGCCGCGATCTCCCATCGTCCCTAACCTGGATAGCTGACTTACTGCTCTCTTGACTGCTCCATCATCGGGTCTAGTATGCAAATTCGCCGTCGTTCTCCGAGTTCTTCCATTCACATCCAGGAGTTACGCTTTCAAACCACTGTTCCCGACGCCGAACCCCGGAATATTTTGGAGGCCATTGTCTGGCATAAGGAAGTAGAGGTTGATCAGCTACGGGAGAACTTACCTCTGACGGAACTCCGCAAGCAAGTCCAGACTGTGACCCCCCCCGTCTAGATTTTCTGGCCGCTCTCCAGGCGGGTAAAACCCGCCCTGCTGTGATTGCTGAGGTCAAAAAGGCATCGCCGAGTAAGGGGATACTGCGGGAAGATTTTGATCCCGTCGCGATCGCCCAAGCCTACGAACGTGGCGGGGCTTCCTGTTTGTCGGTGCTGACTGATAGAAAATTCTTCCAGGGGAGCTTTGAAAATCTCAGTCGGGTGCGAGCTGCCGTTGATTTGCCCCTGCTGTGTAAGGAATTTATCCTCTACCCCTACCAGATCTACCTGGCGCGGTCGCGGGGAGCAGATGCCGTCTTGTTGATTGCGGCCATCCTCAGTGATGCGTCATTGCACTACTTTCTCAAGATCAGTCATGCCCTGCAAATGACAGCCTTGATTGAAGTCCATACCTTGGAAGAGTTAGATCGGGTCTTGACGATTCCAGAAGTGCAGTTGGTGGGGATCAATAATCGGAATTTGGCAGATTTTTCCGTGAGCCTGCAAACGACCTGTGCCTTGTTGGCCGCCAGGGAATCCCAACTGCGAGAGCGGGGAATTCTGATTGTCAGTGAATCCGGACTTCACACCCCTGCCGATTTGCATCAGGTTGCAGCCGCTGGTGCCCAAGCCGTTTTAGTGGGAGAGGCCTTGGTCAAACAACCCGATCCGGCACAAGCATTGCTGGCGTTGACAGGGGCTGATCAAGCTGTTCGGCATGAGATTCCCACGTAGAGCTATTACCAGAACCTCCTATGGATCCGATTCCCCTCCCGTCCCATATTCACTACGAGCTACTGTTGCAACTACTAGAGCGCCAGACCATGTTTGCCGTCAGTCAACCTCAGCAAGAGCAGGTGCATCAGTTGATCAGCACCTTGCGCAAAGCCCTGACCCAACAGAAACAGCTGGAGGATAGCTGCCAACGAGCCCATTTACCCATTGAGTTTCGCTGGTCTTTGAATCGCACAGAGCCGGGGCCGCCCCTGTCTGCCGATCCAAATTAGCCATCTGCCCTGCGATCGTAAAACTCCTCCTCCAGGTAACGTTTGAGTTGTTGAGCCATGCGCACCATCCCTTGATGTTCTTCTCGACGGATGAAGGGTAAAAATATCCGTGTTAGGCGTCCTGAAATCATCTGACGATGGATATAGGTTGTTCTCCCGGCTCCGGCATCTAACAGTTCAAAGCTATGTTCACTCATAAACCCAGGAGCAGTGGCAATCCACTGGAGACAGACCCGCGGTTGGAGGACAGTTACCTTAGCTTGGAACATCGTCGCTACTTCTCCTGGCAAGCGACAGAGGGATAGACTGACTGACTGCCCCAGCTGAAATGTGAGACCGGGATCGCGGTCGTACAAAAAGCTATTCCACTTCCACCAGTGTTGCTTTTGGCAAAGAGCCTGCCACACTTGCTGCCGGGAGGCTTGAATTTCAATCGCAGTGTGGAGGCTTGGCATCGCCGTTGTTGTACAACTGTACGTATAACCCGGTACAATTCTAGACCGATTCCCCCTTTAGGCTAGGCACCATTCGCCTCGCCTTTTCCCGCACCCCCAAATTGAGCATGGTTAACCTGACTCCTACTTCTAGTTTTAGTGTGACCATTCGCATTCAGATTCCCAATCATGCCGGAATGTTAGCGAATGTTACCCAGGCGATCGCCGCCGCTGGTGGCAATCTGGGGCAAATTGACTTGATTGAGCAAACGCGTAATTTCTTGATCCGAGAGCTTACCGTGGATGCGGTCAGCAGTAACCACGCCGAAGAAATTGTCCAGGCTGTCAAAGCGGTGCCCGAGGCCCAGGTTCTCAATGTCTTCGATCGCACCTTCAACTTGCATCGGGGCGGTAAGATCCACGTCGAAAGCAAAATTCCGCTGAAGAACCAAATGGATCTGGCCATGGCCTATACCCCCGGCGTGGGACGCATCTGTACCGAAATTGCCCAAAACCCTGAGCAGGTTTACAACCTGACCATCAAAGGCAATATGATTGCCATCGTCACCGACGGTAGTGCCGTTTTAGGGTTGGGGAATCTAGGGCCAGAGGCAGCCTTGCCCGTGATGGAAGGCAAAGCCATGCTGTTTAAGGAGTTTGCAGGACTGGATGCCTTCCCCATCTGTCTGGCAACCCAAGATACCGATCAGATCGTGGAAGTTGTGAAGCAAATTGCCCCGGTCTTTGGGGGGGTCAACCTAGAAGATATTGCTGCCCCCCGCTGCTTTGAAATTGAAGAACGGCTGAGCCAGGAACTAGACATTCCCGTCTTCCATGATGACCAGCACGGCACAGCCATTGTCAGTTTGGCCGCCCTGATCAATGCCTTGAAGCTGGTGAATAAATCCCTGGAGATGGTCAAAATTGTGATCAATGGGGCGGGAGCCGCTGGCGTGGCGATCGCCCGTCTCCTCCGCAAGGCTGGCGCGACTCAGATCTGCCTCTGTGACTCCAAAGGAATTCTCTCCCTTAGTCGCAGTGATCTCAACCCTCAGAAACAGGAATTTGCGGTGACGGCGGCGGGAACCCTCGCCGATGCCCTTCAGGGTGCCGATGTGTTCCTGGGAGTCAGCGTCCCTGGGGTTTTGACCCCAGAAATGGTGCAGACCATGGCCAGGGATCCCATCGTATTTGCCATGGCCAATCCCATTCCTGAAATTCAGCCAGAACTGGTCAGAGGGATTGTTGCTGTCATGGCAACGGGGCGCAGTGATTACCCCAATCAAATCAACAATGTCTTGGCTTTCCCTGGACTGTTTCGGGGTGCCCTCGACTGTCGCGCTAAAGCTCTGACCATGACGATGTACCTAGAGGCGGCCCAGGCGATCGCCTCCTTGGTGAAGCCCAGTGATCTGCATCCGGAACAGATCATTCCCTCTGTCTTCGATCCACGGGTAGCAACCACCGTTGCCGCAGCTGTGCAGCGAGCCGCACGTCAGGAAGGTTTAGCAGGGCGGTAGCCCTCCTCCAGCAGCAGATCGCCAGCCCGTAGGTTAAGCTAGGAATCGCGACGATGAATAGTCTGCTACTCATCGCTATCCAAAGACATCATTTCTTCAGAAGTGGGTCACTGCCCACTTTTTTTATTGGATCGATCCGATGACGCATCCACTGATTTTCCAAGTCATTGATCTGGCAGCACCGGTGGCTGAATCCCTCGGCTTAGAGGTTGTGGGAGCGGTGTTTCATACCAATCAGCGGCCCCCGGTGTTACGGATCGATATTCGCAATCGTCAGCAGCACACAGGATTAAACGACTGCGAGCAAATGAGCCGTGCCCTTGAAGCCATTTTAGATACGACACCCATCATCCCCGATCCCTATGTTCTGGAGGTTTCCAGCCCTGGAATTTCCCGCTTGCTCACCACAGATCGAGAATTTATTGCCTTTCGGGGATTTGGAGTCATTGTTACCGCCATTGCACCCGATGCCAGCCAACAACAATGGCAGGGGCAGCTGGTGGGTCGGGATGAAACCACCCTTGTCCTGACTCAAAAGG harbors:
- the trpC gene encoding indole-3-glycerol phosphate synthase TrpC; the encoded protein is MIAEVKKASPSKGILREDFDPVAIAQAYERGGASCLSVLTDRKFFQGSFENLSRVRAAVDLPLLCKEFILYPYQIYLARSRGADAVLLIAAILSDASLHYFLKISHALQMTALIEVHTLEELDRVLTIPEVQLVGINNRNLADFSVSLQTTCALLAARESQLRERGILIVSESGLHTPADLHQVAAAGAQAVLVGEALVKQPDPAQALLALTGADQAVRHEIPT
- a CDS encoding DUF5340 domain-containing protein; the encoded protein is MDPIPLPSHIHYELLLQLLERQTMFAVSQPQQEQVHQLISTLRKALTQQKQLEDSCQRAHLPIEFRWSLNRTEPGPPLSADPN
- a CDS encoding SRPBCC domain-containing protein is translated as MPSLHTAIEIQASRQQVWQALCQKQHWWKWNSFLYDRDPGLTFQLGQSVSLSLCRLPGEVATMFQAKVTVLQPRVCLQWIATAPGFMSEHSFELLDAGAGRTTYIHRQMISGRLTRIFLPFIRREEHQGMVRMAQQLKRYLEEEFYDRRADG
- a CDS encoding malic enzyme-like NAD(P)-binding protein yields the protein MVNLTPTSSFSVTIRIQIPNHAGMLANVTQAIAAAGGNLGQIDLIEQTRNFLIRELTVDAVSSNHAEEIVQAVKAVPEAQVLNVFDRTFNLHRGGKIHVESKIPLKNQMDLAMAYTPGVGRICTEIAQNPEQVYNLTIKGNMIAIVTDGSAVLGLGNLGPEAALPVMEGKAMLFKEFAGLDAFPICLATQDTDQIVEVVKQIAPVFGGVNLEDIAAPRCFEIEERLSQELDIPVFHDDQHGTAIVSLAALINALKLVNKSLEMVKIVINGAGAAGVAIARLLRKAGATQICLCDSKGILSLSRSDLNPQKQEFAVTAAGTLADALQGADVFLGVSVPGVLTPEMVQTMARDPIVFAMANPIPEIQPELVRGIVAVMATGRSDYPNQINNVLAFPGLFRGALDCRAKALTMTMYLEAAQAIASLVKPSDLHPEQIIPSVFDPRVATTVAAAVQRAARQEGLAGR
- the rimP gene encoding ribosome maturation factor RimP; translated protein: MTHPLIFQVIDLAAPVAESLGLEVVGAVFHTNQRPPVLRIDIRNRQQHTGLNDCEQMSRALEAILDTTPIIPDPYVLEVSSPGISRLLTTDREFIAFRGFGVIVTAIAPDASQQQWQGQLVGRDETTLVLTQKGRAIAIPRSLVTQVQLDQQG